atatatatatatatatatatatatatatatattatacataAAATACGTACAATATATGCATATGCAtttaatatatacgttagtttcatactttagtttgtacaaaatgttcgaacattataaacgtatagaatacgtatattactagcagcgtagaatgcgtattcgaaaacctattcgaaaatcaaaacgaatcatcaattgaaaatagaaaaaaaagaaaaaaaaaagaaacctttagtcctggttggtaataccaaccgggactaaagggccgctcCACGTGGCCagaccgggaggcctctttagtcccggttggtcttacctaccgggactaaaggtgcacctttagtcccgggtgagaagccgggactaaaggatgggcCCTTTAGTCTctgattcgtgctcccggttgggaaaccgggactaaaggggttttccaaccgggagtaaagcccgtttctCTACTAGTAGAAGGCCAAACCAAAACTctgtggccccgttcgctggtcaaaaacttggctgaaactcaCTGAAAAAtcctgttctgactgaattgttgtgagagaaaaatattgttttggcTAAAAAACAAAAGCCAAataagtcgaatatggggtaagcagTGCCTGTATGTACACGTTATGAACGTACCGTGTGGCCGACTCCATTGCGCGTCCGGCCGCAAACCGTGCGTGCTTCGACGATCGACTTGCGGCCTCCGCCTCTCTCCTTCAGGGAATGGGAGATTGGGACGAGGGGCGCCGCTTGCAGTAGCAGCTCTGGACCTCTGGCATTATAAATAGAACCGCCTCGGCGCCACCACGACCCCGAGCACCCGAGAGCCAACACAAACAAGGTCccagagcgagcagcagcagccaaccaGCCGCTGACTACTTAGCTCCCCCTCCTCCTTTGCTCCCCTTGGACAACGCAGCGCGTAGTTTTACAACGTTTCGGAGGCCGACATGGGGCGTGGCCGCAGCAGCTCTCGGCCACCCGCGGCTCCtgccctgctgctcctcctcctcgtctgcttctcccacggcgcggcggcggctcgtCTCCTGCCGCTGCAGCCTGCTGTCGTTCGTCCTCTGGTTCTTCACCAAGGTACCTAGCTACCTCACTCGTCCGGCCGTGCCATGCGTACACGGCTGGTGAAGCTCTTTTCTAACCCCATCCTATCTACCAGCTGCTGGCCTGCTGCTTCGTTAGCTGCCCTGATGTTCTTGTCCTTTCTGCAGCGGAGAAGGGTGCCACAGCGGCAGCTGCCGACGGCGGCCTCGTGCTTCAGGAAGGTGAGGCCGCGGGCAATGGCGACGAGCTCTCCATCTCAGAGGTGAGGCGAAGGGAGAAGGAAAAATCCATCCCAATGAATCTACAAGTCTCGGTTAGAGCTGATGTCAGCTAAAGCTAATCTTTGATGTCCTGTCCTGCATGGCTGCATCAGCAGATGATGGGAgcagaggaggaggcggcggcggtttGCGAGGGGGAGAACGACGAGTGCTTGGAGAGGCGGCTCCTTGGCGACGCGCACCTCGACTACATCTACACGCAGCACAAGGGCAAGCCGTGACCGACCGTGAGGAGGAAGACATGCATCTAGCCTTGCCGGTTTGGTTTGGTGGTTTGGGTTGGGTTGGGCAGATCAGAGTGCGTACATGCATGCTGGGAAGTTGATACATCATGCTGGAAACCGCATCTGGTTCTATGATACCATATTGGAATATATCTACATGCTCGTTTAATTATGTTGTTGCATGAATCTGTTTGTATTGTAAATCTGTATGTGTGTGTCCAATACTAATACATGGTTGCTACCTAGTACTAGTGCCAGGTCCATGCCTGGTGGTTGATAGGTATATCCCGGCAGTATAAAGATTGCGCAGGTCCATGCTAGAGTAGTAGAGAGTGGTTTGGTTGTTTTCTCACTGATGTATAGGCCGGTGTGCATGCTAGCTAGCTCTACTAGTTTGATTtggggggtgtgtgtgtgtgatcgAGATCAATTTGTGAACGAGCTTAATTGTGTCCGTCATCGATCCACTCCAACTTAATCAAATGGAACTTAACCTAGTATAGTACACACACTTGTACTAACTCTGAGCAAGCCTGAATGTCTGTCTCCCTATCAGATTCTCTGATGATTTCCTACTTGTAAACAgtttaccctctctctctctctccgcctgCCTGCTGGATCTTGTCAATCCAAGGAAATAATAACCATTTTCTTGTTACCAGCCTGCAAGAAAACAAGCATTGTGGGTGATGTAGCCACAGTTGCTACACACAGTCTACAGTACTAAACTATGTGAGTTTACAATTTACATTACAGCTGAGCTGCTCCCCGAGATTCAACATGATGCATGGTTGGAGGGAGCTGGCTAGCAGAAGTCAACACCATGATACCATTCGGCTACACTTCCtttttttcataaaaaaaagaaaaaaggatggAAATGATCGGTTACAGCTCATTTTCATGTCTTGGATGAGCAGAGCTGCCCCGGAAAGAGAGACAGGCAAAGATGCTCCTCTGAATCAGATCAATCCCCAGTCCCCACATTCGAGCCGTGGCAATGATTCACAGGGACGGAGGACTACTTGATTGCAAACTAGTATATACTTCCTCCGTctagaaaagaatgcaattatggaaTTCGTGCCGGTCAAAGTAGCTCAAGTTTGAATAAGTTTAcagtaaatagtattaatatttatgtctctaaataaatttattataaaaatatattctatgactaatctaataatactaattttgtattatgaatgttcgtatttttttctataattttggtcagaGTTTAGATTCATTGACTCTTCGAGAAGCGAGAGCCGCAAGTGCCGTGGTATCTGTGAAAGCCATTGAACCCGTTCAGTAGTCAAATCTGAAATCAAAGCGATATACTAGCAGTATATGAAAGTAAAGCACTATGCAAGTGCCATGGCTTGCCAAGGTTGACGAGCCTATAGCAGTATATATAGCTGCTGAGTTTACATGTTGCATTGGCAGATGGTCCACTAGAATTGCTTCAGTACTACTCTGGCACTCTGCTACTGAATACTGATAATAAAACGGAATCCAGCCAGCCATCGATCTCTTTGTTTACTTGAATTCTTGAAATGCATCGTGAAAATATGATAGCTTTTTTGGTTTGTGCAGGTCGAGTGGCCAATGCCCAATAGTGCTCCGTCCATTATCTGATCAAGCTAAGCACAGTGAGTGACCCATCAGTGATCTCAGCTAGCCCCCCTGTACTGCGGCTGGCTGTTTCTGGTTCTAGTTTATTAGAGCAGGAGTGCCGCAGGGTGTAGTGCGCATGCATAATGCATCGTTGGGGTTTTATTGGTTAAAGCAGCATTGTCAGCTCACTGCACTAGCTAGCTAGATGCTGTATCTATAGTACTATCATATACTCCTCCGATCCTATACGCAAATGCAACAGATGGAAACGCTGGACACTTTATTATTTGCAGTCGCTTCTTTTCCGGCAGCAGGCAGGTCGTCAATGTGAACAACCAAAGAGGTCGGCCACTTGCAAAGCTGCTAGCTGCTACTGACTATTTCGATCGTGGGAGCACTTTTTGCTGGTTTTTAACCGCACAAACAATAATAATCCACCGTACGTCTGGGTCTGGCTATCCGATCCCGGCCGGATAGAGCGACAGATCTTGCTTGCGCACTGTGTGTATAGATCAGATCAGGTATACTCTTGTATGCGTCCGTGTCTGTTCGTGCAGGGGAAGTTCAGTTCATTTGGTCATTTGGCCGTCCTTGTTGTTGGGTACTCGTACCCCTAGCTACCGTCCTAAAGCAGGATACGATAGACAGAGTAGCTAGGTGATAGGATAAACACGCACGATGGTCAGTATGCAATTCTGTAAacagatggtggtcggcatgcGCATCAATGCATGCATGTAGGTAGTGGCCGGCGGCCGGCCGGTCTCTCAAATGGTGGCCGGCATCTGTGCATCCATCATCCAAATATCCTGTTATGCGTCGATCGGCTTGTGCAGTTCTTTGCGGACCAAAGTTTGGTCACTACTAGTGTGTTTGACGGCAGGTGTAGAGGTACACGTTTTGGTCATGCATCATTTGACTGTGTCTGGTTAATTTTCATGCATCCATGACTCGATCGTCCATCAACAATACTCCTACGCTAGGAGTATAGGAGTATGTTTGTTGAGGCTTCAGACAgagtcagtttttttttttccagTACGCGCAGGCATTAGCTAGCTGCACATGCTTTCAACGCCTGGCGTGGGTGTGGCTAGGTAGCTAGGAACTACTCCTAGGATCGGACTACTAGGTCACTAGGACGACGCGGTTGCCATCGAGCGTGACCAATTGACCATGACAGCGACCATACAAAAGCGCAGCATCCAGCCAGTGGCATCAGGTAGGAGGAGTACGTGTATGACGGTGTTGTTCAGAAACACAAGGTAGCATTGAGTTCCCGGATGGCCGGAACAGAAACCGCCGGCAGCATAGCTGCATGCATGCGCCACGCGGTGCAGGTCTCTGTCTCTGCTAGCTCTTCACGGAGGGACTGAGTCGTGCACGCCAGCCTATGCCTATGCCTGTGTAGCTAGTCTGCGCTCAACGCTGCATGCAGGCGAGTGtgtgaaatttttgcattttgacccttttttaaaacattttttacaaaaagaccccTGCCaaaacttttgctacaaatagacAATTTTTAAGCATCTTAGAAAATCACGCCGAGGTATGAAGGttggcgtcgactgacacgacgccgagtccTTGCCACGTCACCGACGACTCCGAGGCTAGCGCATGGGGCCCAGTACGTcagcgtcgtgtcagccaacgccacaggcctaaCTTCGGCGCGGTGGAGAGTCACGCCGAGCTcttggcaccatccggcgcgcggcccaggcggcccaacaacgcttcgtgggcCAAGAGGTCGGCGTGCGATCAGCTGACGCCGAGACGCTAACCTcagcgcggcccgactcaacgccgaggttcgGTCAGTTGAGgccgcgccgcggcccccttcttcctcctccctccattCAGAACCAACAGGTGGCCATTCcccactccctctctcttcccaCGAACCCTAAATCCTAAATCCAGCTCTTGGGAGGCCAGATCGAGGGTTTTGacgttttgccaaggtactcctctttcccctctttcatttcatccatttagattcagttgtttgtgtttttttttgaacttggcattataggtttggttcatgttcatgtcattcgtgcaatgtatggtggttcaaatgattgaatgacccaaatgtatggttgttgttgttgttgtatatgttctggtttataatcattgagttaaattttgtgtttgctgggattcaaatttgcttagggtttgtaatgaaaagcttatttgggaggtatggtgatttagtgttagtagctttacattcgttgcaaggtactttggattgattttttttctacgtaatgttaggatgccaaggcatggtaaagctcgtattccaaggtaatcccaatgtttattcattatttgtgcaacaaatagaaaaccctaggtttaggtttggttctccgttaatatgactaaattctttcaattgtagctatgatcgccagagggcaaatccctacgacctaaagcctctccctgaaggtgttcctcgacccatgtgcttttgctggtgatccttgcaaggtagacatctctgaagatgaggaaacatatagacagaggtactggatgtgtcccaattatgcatgggaacctacaaagcaacagcgccgtggcatcgattgtgaggaatttttattgtgtgttaattaattttcttgtgatattaagtattacttatttatttgttttgtaacaatttatttttcttgcagaccgttccaccactgtgtgactttgagcagtggattgacactgagatcaaggagtcagacaagcagcatctagaaggcctgaaggagtgggatgcggaggttaaggagaggtttgagcagagacgcagacaggaggctataggaaaggagcataaggaagaggaggaaaggagacgtgttgctgcgtataggtcggagagggagaagaagcttgagcgtgtgcgccgagcgaaggcagcgatggaggagaatcccgatgcctagaggaagggaaagtggcctcgttgcactcattaggtatttggtttattcatgagcgatgtcgtgtagcccaggactttttttactatgttgtaatgcactctgcttttatttaagatgaacttattccctggactttttttattatgttgtaatgcactatgcttttatttcagatggtattatgccctgtacttcgttaactatcctaggactgtagtgctactatttgtatcactgaaaaggctacttgtgctgttgcagtcactgaaagggctacaagtactgttgtagtcaatgaaaagtctatttgaaaactcactgaaaagcctagattcgtttactgttgtatccgtatacgcaatgaattaatatcagagtgatgtactgcatttagatgaagtgacaaaacacaggtgtagccttttcagatgaaatgaccagtcatggttgtaggcaattcagatgaagcatctagcctttgcagattcaataaatgagtacgcacacaagttttttgtcaagtagcattcat
This sequence is a window from Miscanthus floridulus cultivar M001 chromosome 10, ASM1932011v1, whole genome shotgun sequence. Protein-coding genes within it:
- the LOC136487706 gene encoding phytosulfokines 5-like — protein: MGRGRSSSRPPAAPALLLLLLVCFSHGAAAARLLPLQPAVVRPLVLHQAEKGATAAAADGGLVLQEGEAAGNGDELSISEMMGAEEEAAAVCEGENDECLERRLLGDAHLDYIYTQHKGKP